In the genome of Perca flavescens isolate YP-PL-M2 chromosome 21, PFLA_1.0, whole genome shotgun sequence, the window ATCGACTGTTGTTCTTCAGTGCTTTGGCAATGTCATGGAAAGCTTTggctttttctttcattttcctgACAACATCAGATGTGTAGTACCATGGATCTTCATTGGTACTTCCTAATTTAGGGAAGTCCAAGTAGTCGGCCATCACATCAAGGTTGGTATCACCCCTTTCCACTGAAGTGAAAACAAAGCAGAGAGCATCTTCTACACCTGGAGCAAGAACCTGTCTGTCCAGCTCTGACTGATTTGGGACGATCTTTGTTCCCTCCATGGTATCTACACAGGATCTGATGATGttgatttctctctctttacgaTCCAGCCACTTGGTTAGTTTTTCCTGACTGAATGGTGACTTGTCTCTGTCTTCAAAGAGTTGGTTCAGTGAGCTCTCATCTTCTTTTCCTTCACGGATGGAGGGAAGTTTATCTGCCAAAGCCTGCTTGAGGTTAGATCCATAATTCCCACACAATTTTTGGAAAGTGATCAACTCTTCTCGAATCACAGGAAACTGCCCCACCACTGTCTCTTCCAGAGAATCGTTGCATCttatttctttttcctttaaatCGTCTAGAACATACTCCGCCTTACTCACTAGACGGTCCTTGATCCCTCTCATCAGCTCAGCACCTTCGGagtggaaattcttcagcggcATCAGCCAGACCTTCACTGGAACAGccttctctcctttttctcccaGTAGCTGTGGGAGTTGTTCGTAGGCCTTCACTGCATCTTCAAATGTTGCAGGGTTTCTATCAAGAATATAGTCTCCATAGAATGTGCAGGATAAATTCTTAGTCAGGGTTTTTTGTTCTTCAGTCAGCTGTACCTTAGTTTTCGCCTCACCTTTAACGAGTAACAAATTTACCGCAGCGTGCATGCTGACCTGGATGTCCTGAACGCTGCTGGACTCTACCTTCTCACtgtcaaacacaaagaaagcatttGCCCCATAAAGGATGCCTGTGACTACATGTGTTGCTGAGCTCTTCTTAATGACATCCATATGTTGGGGGTCCATGGTTAGTTGCTCAATCATTAACTGCTTGAAGTTGGTGGTAGTTTTGTACTGACACGTCACTCTGCTCTGATTGTAGAATTTCTTCTGATCATTCAGATACTTGGCAGATCCTCCAAATTCAAACAGTCCACCCAGGACACTGGCCTTCAGAGAAACCTCAACATCCAGCAGATTGCACTTGGATTCAGTGGAGTCAGATGTTGAAATTTGAGACTTACTGGTTCGCTGAGAGCTTTCACTTATCTTGCCTTGTAGAGTTTTATCATCCCACAATGTCAAACCTATAGAAATTGGAAAACATCAGTCATCTGATAAAGTAGCAAAATTATTTTGATGATGGCCGAGACCTATCAGAGGACAACATGTGCACTTACACTCTGCGAATGAACAGAGAACAAGACTCCCCTTTGTATGTTGGTTGACGTGCGGACGTTTACAGTAAGCGTATTGTCTCCAACccgatctcacagaattccgtgaaatgaacacggccccttaactcaaaatctgtggcagtttcaagGAATCGCCGAAAATTCCGTGACAGGCCCACGGATGCGATGCCTACGCACAGATTCCCTGACCACAGCACGTTTCTCTCAGCAGAGGAGCTGTATAGCTTTGCTATTAAGACAGAacacgatatgagccgagctgggcgcatgcaaagctgatttcccacaatgcaatgcaggcATTCATATCAGAGAATCAGACAGCGATCAGCTGACCTTTAACTCCAGTATCACTTCAATGTACATACatttaatcagtggttttgtcaacaacaacagttctagtaagttatgcaccgtaataacgtttaaaaaagtCAGCTGAAGACTGCGGACGCTTGTTGCACGCTGCACGCTATAGCCTACATGAgaatttgtacaataaatataccaataatgaaaaaatagtgttttatgcTTACGTTTGACttatttgcatttgcatttgttttgacttgatttgttgtgaaaaacaaaaaataatctacTTACAAAGAAAAGAATTTTTTATCTTGTTTTCCATGCatctttatttaaaaacgcaattttctaattttatagttgatgaatgttaatagcaaagactaaagggaaaaaaaacatgagcatatgtatgtgtgggacttagtttgatttaacatcacaaTGAATTATTAGTGGTTTTAAATTatggtgaccagacgtcccggtttgaccgggacagtcccgattttcaattgtttgttccgagtcccgacaaaagcctgtcgggacgctaaaatgtcccggtttagcTACACCAGGAGCGGAGTCACCCGATTTCGCCAGGGCTTCAGCCCctaatgtaactttgtccagtttatttt includes:
- the LOC114548479 gene encoding stonustoxin subunit beta; the protein is MASGNMSVAALGRPFTLGMLYDARTDNLIPGLTLWDDKTLQGKISESSQRTSKSQISTSDSTESKCNLLDVEVSLKASVLGGLFEFGGSAKYLNDQKKFYNQSRVTCQYKTTTNFKQLMIEQLTMDPQHMDVIKKSSATHVVTGILYGANAFFVFDSEKVESSSVQDIQVSMHAAVNLLLVKGEAKTKVQLTEEQKTLTKNLSCTFYGDYILDRNPATFEDAVKAYEQLPQLLGEKGEKAVPVKVWLMPLKNFHSEGAELMRGIKDRLVSKAEYVLDDLKEKEIRCNDSLEETVVGQFPVIREELITFQKLCGNYGSNLKQALADKLPSIREGKEDESSLNQLFEDRDKSPFSQEKLTKWLDRKEREINIIRSCVDTMEGTKIVPNQSELDRQVLAPGVEDALCFVFTSVERGDTNLDVMADYLDFPKLGSTNEDPWYYTSDVVRKMKEKAKAFHDIAKALKNNSRFRFLIATIANKNYTGATIYHYKEGCLVSEDFSKAVLPPVEKITDRRDLIWYACDLNLDPNTAYCNLILSKGNKKVTSGAQQSYPDHPERFRNAHQVLCKESLSGQHYWEVECIDSKPYIGIGVAYRHIERKVDSCGSFGSNAASWKFQCNENRFNAMTNGKQLWSSPPSDFCSRVGVYLDWPAGTLSFYRVSSNTLRHFYTFHTTFTEPVYPGLYVHIKNTNAYLGPLE